In Babesia microti strain RI chromosome IV, complete genome, the sequence ACATTTTGGACATTTTACAAGAAGAATAAGAGTAaaaaacattaaaaaaaattttgaaaggGGAACGTGCGAATGTGTCGTGGGAAATGAGAGATACTTGATGGATGTTGAAGCATGAAATCTATGTGAAGTGACAGAGCACCACAATGTAAcatgattatatttatatttttgtatatcGCACACAGTCTAATTGTGTTTGCAGTTTCCAACATACCTACAATAGTGGGACCAGATATTTACGAATTAAATTCAGAATTAGCCCTGTTAAAATCTTTAATAGTTACATCAGATCCCGAGTCATTTGAATACAAAAAGGCAATCATTTCATACAATAAATTGTCACTagataaacaaataaaatatacagaATCCGATTCTATCGTTATATCTACTTCCCGCCACTTCTACAACTACAGGCACGCCGGAAACGTCTTTTCTATTGTTTCTATATTGCGACATCATGGAGGGCATTCGATTAATCAAAGTCAAATAATTCTCCCTGATGATCACATTTGTTGTccaataaattgtttaccAGGTATTCACAGTTTGATTCaggaaaattatatattgaaagTGACATAAATGATAATGTCACCGGGGATTTGGATAATGTGAATGTTTTAAACGGCAATTTGAACAGATATGGTACAATCATCAATTACAGACGCGACAATcttgataaaaataaacttCGCTACATAATCACCCAAAGATACCCACCTTTTTACCCAAGAATTGCCCGTTCGCCCTTCAGAACAAATGgtacaataaatataatttagtgttTTGGGCTGGTGTAATACCAAAACCCAACCTCCTTTTCTATATTACGGGCCATGGTGGAGATAGATACATGCAAATAAACCACAGAGAGTTTGTTTTGTCGCAGGAAGTTAACGTTTTTTTTTCGGATATAAACATCAAAAACGTATACTCCCGCTTCCTACTCCTAGTAGACACTTGCCAATCATCCACCTTTGTATCTAATATAGACAATAGAATACCCATGGGCTGGATTACCTCATCAATATATGGCCAAAGTAGCTTCAGTTTGCACAACAACCCCAAGTTAGCTGTGACAAATGTGGATCAGTTTACATATTACCTTTCGCACTACCTCAAGGATATTTGTGGCGCAGTTAAAGATGGAGTTGCTAGAGCGGCTATTTCACGACTATCCACATCCTCAATTAAGAGATATCTCGCCCGGAGTTTCATCACCTCAACTGTAGTCTCTAAAAATCTAACTGGATTATATATGTCAAATGACCCTCACTATAAGCCAAATTCTCAGTCATCCAACGCCAACGATAACGCAAATGATACTGagaaaatgaatttgtaCCTGGGCCAATTCGTATTTAACTACCGCACGGTCTATGGCAATTCACATATTCTCCCTCTTCACTACAAATGGGAACGCGATTTGGAGCCAAATGAACATGTGAgacattataatttgaacaatATTAAGGCTGAACTATTTAAGGAACTCCAGTGTTTGTCGGACGAAATACTTAAGGACATCGAAGTTAAGAATGCATTGGGACATTCAAATGAGTCTATGGAAGTGGGAATTCATGCGGGGGATGACTATCGCAACCAATACACTAGCACTTTTGGTCACTTggataaatcaattaattacaCGAATTATGTGATCTACCCATTGAGGTGCCGTAATAAGCTTTGGTACTACAAAATCAAACCGCGGCCTGAAATCAAGAAATATCACCCGTCCTATTCATTGCTGGGCCAATACTACTCGTTTCCAGATCAGAAATACCTCAGTACTATTGGAACTACTATATATACTGATTACACAAATTTGAGTGACAAAAATTACTTGGAAAGAGCACCTTTGTATCTAACACTGCTCATTTACCTTAGCATAGCATGCAATTTGGCGTTGTATTACCAGCCCTCAATTTACAGCTAATACTACCtattgtgataattttactTATGCATCGAAATCTCCATCATTTTGCAACAAATAGCATCTTGTATAGGCCACAAGTTTTCATAAGATTTGACCAGAGCCTGAAAATTCCCTAATATTGTAGAAGGTTTGTCACTTGATTTACTTGAGTTGCTAATGTCCATTCCAGCAAATATGCTTGTAGCTTCTGGCACAGTGGTCACCGATTTATCAACTCCCATACTAATTTTTTGCCTAATTGCATCATCTGGATTAATCTGTTtctgaaaaaattgtatagCCATTTGTATTTGATGAAGTCGTTGAACCAGTTTTGCCattgtttcaaatttttgcttAGCCTGTGTCGCCTCTGTGTCACATAGTGTTAAAGAATCCTTCTTTATTGTGCAACAACAAGCACCTACAAGACGCTCAAAAATAGATTTGGCTTGGGCAATTTCAACCTCTCCCCCAATTATAGACAAGTTATGCGATGTAATTTTGTGCAAGTTCATGTAGATACTGCTCATCACTTCCAACGATCCGGAACCTAGGAGCAATTCTACTTGCTCATTAAGATCAATTTTGTCCATGTGACCGTGCGATTTGAGCATTTCGACTGCATCAAAGTAGAGACGACATGACAACTTTAACATATCTCGTCCCATGTCAATATCACTCAAACTCGCAACCTTGTCAAATGGCAGTGACAAACACTCGTGTATTCGTGGCGTTATGTAGTCATACTTGTAATTTAAATAGGTTTCCAGATCCAACAAAAGCTGGTTCTCTAACTCACTACCCAGATGCACATGCCTAAATTacacataaataaatagttgCGCAAACATGTAAAGTGCTTACTTATGTGCCGTGGTTATGTGTTGTAAGAAACACGGAACCCAAGCCATAACATGTTCATGGTGATGCTCACCAGCTATTGATTGATATGAAAAGCTAAAAAGGACTTTTACGTAACTGGCTTTGGCCCTATTGCTTATGAGCTTCTGGCCGCCATGCAAATAGCTATTGACAAAGATAGCCAAAGAAGTATCCGTAGTTGCTATTTCAGAGTGCTTTTGGCACCAAAAGTACAGTACCAATTCGTAGGAAATTTGGTGAGGCATGTTAGGGAAGAGCTGCCGAGATAAAACTTGCAGGCTAATCACATCTTGGCAATTGAGCAAATCTTCCTGTATACAATCCACAATTGCCTTATTGGCAgacaatattaatttctcATAGGAGCTAAGTGAATACGACTTTACC encodes:
- a CDS encoding GPI-anchor transamidase (overlaps_old_locusTagID:BBM_III08080), which translates into the protein MIIFIFLYIAHSLIVFAVSNIPTIVGPDIYELNSELALLKSLIVTSDPESFEYKKAIISYNKLSLDKQIKYTESDSIVISTSRHFYNYRHAGNVFSIVSILRHHGGHSINQSQIILPDDHICCPINCLPGKLYIESDINDNVTGDLDNVNVLNGNLNRYGTIINYRRDNLDKNKLRYIITQRYPPFYPRIARSPFRTNVFWAGVIPKPNLLFYITGHGGDRYMQINHREFVLSQEVNVFFSDINIKNVYSRFLLLVDTCQSSTFVSNIDNRIPMGWITSSIYGQSSFSLHNNPKLAVTNVDQFTYYLSHYLKDICGAVKDGVARAAISRLSTSSIKRYLARSFITSTVVSKNLTGLYMSNDPHYKPNSQSSNANDNANDTEKMNLYLGQFVFNYRTVYGNSHILPLHYKWERDLEPNEHVRHYNLNNIKAELFKELQCLSDEILKDIEVKNALGHSNESMEVGIHAGDDYRNQYTSTFGHLDKSINYTNYVIYPLRCRNKLWYYKIKPRPEIKKYHPSYSLLGQYYSFPDQKYLSTIGTTIYTDYTNLSDKNYLERAPLYLTLLIYLSIACNLALYYQPSIYS
- a CDS encoding conserved Plasmodium protein, unknown function (overlaps_old_locusTagID:BBM_III08080;~overlaps_old_locusTagID:BBM_III08085), with amino-acid sequence MEHEEGCKYAVNTSNVQTEGPLESLCSSRKCSVWLDLKTWFGYKSKSLSNEMFNEYFLDVAHGGNGSYEKLILSANKAIVDCIQEDLLNCQDVISLQVLSRQLFPNMPHQISYELVLYFWCQKHSEIATTDTSLAIFVNSYLHGGQKLISNRAKASYVKVLFSFSYQSIAGEHHHEHVMAWVPCFLQHITTAHKHVHLGSELENQLLLDLETYLNYKYDYITPRIHECLSLPFDKVASLSDIDMGRDMLKLSCRLYFDAVEMLKSHGHMDKIDLNEQVELLLGSGSLEVMSSIYMNLHKITSHNLSIIGGEVEIAQAKSIFERLVGACCCTIKKDSLTLCDTEATQAKQKFETMAKLVQRLHQIQMAIQFFQKQINPDDAIRQKISMGVDKSVTTVPEATSIFAGMDISNSSKSSDKPSTILGNFQALVKSYENLWPIQDAICCKMMEISMHK